Proteins found in one Salinimonas lutimaris genomic segment:
- the glnS gene encoding glutamine--tRNA ligase, which translates to MAETENRPTNFIRQIIDKDLASGLHQQVKTRFPPEPNGYLHIGHAKSICLNFGIAEDYQGTCNLRFDDTNPAKEDISFVNSIQQDVSWLGFEWNEDARYSSNYFDQLHAFAVELIEKGLAYVDFSTHEEVREMRGTLTEPGKNSPYRDTSVETNLAEFAKMTAGEYAEGQASLRAKIDMASPFMCMRDPVIYRVKFAHHHQTGDKWCVYPMYDFTHCISDALEGITHSLCTLEFQDNRRLYDWVIENISIDCTPRQYEFSRLNLEYTVLSKRRLIQLVDEGHVEGWDDPRMPTIAGLRRRGYTPGSIREFCKRIGVTKMDNMVEMGMLEACIRDDLNTNAPRAMAVLEPVKLIIENYPEGERETLSAPNHPNDESMGTRSLPFGREIWIEAEDFREEANKKFKRLVLGKEVRLRNAYVVKAERVEKDEQGNVTTIYCTYDADTLGKDPADGRKVKGVIHWVDAATAAPAQFRLYDRLFNVPNPAAQEDFVDAINEDSLVIKQGYVESNLANPSQELAWQFERTGYFCADKNSTSEQVIFNQTVGLRDTWAKISNS; encoded by the coding sequence ATGGCGGAGACTGAGAATCGTCCGACCAATTTTATCCGGCAAATTATCGACAAAGATTTGGCGTCTGGGTTACACCAGCAGGTGAAAACGCGTTTTCCACCCGAGCCAAACGGTTATTTGCACATTGGTCATGCCAAGTCGATCTGCCTGAATTTTGGTATTGCTGAGGATTATCAGGGTACCTGTAATTTGCGCTTTGACGATACCAACCCGGCAAAAGAAGACATTTCTTTTGTGAATAGCATTCAGCAGGATGTGTCCTGGCTGGGTTTTGAGTGGAATGAAGATGCTCGTTATTCGTCCAATTACTTTGACCAGCTGCACGCCTTTGCGGTTGAGCTGATTGAAAAAGGGTTGGCGTACGTCGATTTTTCTACTCACGAAGAAGTGCGTGAAATGCGCGGAACACTGACCGAGCCGGGCAAGAATAGTCCGTACCGGGATACCAGTGTTGAAACCAACCTGGCCGAGTTTGCCAAAATGACCGCCGGTGAGTATGCCGAAGGCCAGGCTAGCTTGCGGGCCAAAATTGATATGGCATCGCCGTTCATGTGCATGCGTGATCCGGTCATTTACCGGGTGAAGTTTGCCCATCATCATCAAACCGGTGACAAATGGTGTGTTTATCCGATGTACGACTTCACGCACTGTATTTCTGATGCGCTTGAAGGTATAACCCATTCGCTGTGTACCCTGGAGTTCCAGGATAACCGTCGCTTGTATGACTGGGTAATTGAAAATATTTCTATCGACTGCACGCCGCGTCAGTATGAGTTTTCCCGTCTGAATCTGGAATACACGGTTTTAAGTAAACGCCGCCTGATTCAACTGGTTGACGAAGGCCATGTGGAAGGCTGGGATGACCCGCGTATGCCGACCATTGCCGGCTTGCGTCGTCGTGGTTACACCCCGGGTTCTATCCGTGAATTTTGTAAGCGCATTGGCGTAACTAAAATGGATAACATGGTAGAAATGGGCATGCTGGAAGCTTGCATTCGCGATGATCTGAATACCAATGCACCTCGTGCAATGGCGGTGCTTGAGCCGGTCAAACTGATTATTGAAAATTACCCTGAAGGCGAGCGCGAGACACTCAGCGCGCCTAATCATCCTAATGATGAGAGTATGGGGACCCGTTCTTTACCATTTGGGCGTGAAATTTGGATTGAAGCGGAAGATTTTCGTGAAGAAGCCAATAAGAAGTTCAAGCGTCTGGTTCTGGGTAAAGAGGTACGCCTGCGTAATGCTTATGTCGTCAAGGCTGAGCGTGTTGAAAAAGACGAACAGGGCAATGTCACAACTATTTACTGTACGTATGATGCCGACACACTGGGTAAAGATCCGGCTGATGGCCGTAAGGTCAAAGGCGTTATTCACTGGGTAGATGCTGCAACAGCCGCGCCGGCGCAGTTCCGTTTGTATGATCGCTTGTTTAACGTGCCTAATCCGGCTGCGCAGGAAGACTTTGTTGATGCTATTAACGAAGATTCACTGGTGATCAAACAAGGTTATGTAGAAAGTAACCTGGCCAATCCTTCTCAGGAACTGGCATGGCAGTTTGAGCGTACAGGGTATTTCTGTGCTGATAAAAACAGCACCTCCGAGCAGGTAATTTTTAACCAGACCGTAGGCCTGCGTGATACCTGGGCAAAAATCAGTAACAGCTAA
- a CDS encoding LacI family DNA-binding transcriptional regulator: MKEKATSFDIAHRAGVSQSTVSRALNNSPLVSQATRDRIARIAEELNYKVDKNASNLRKQKSNTLALLLFEDPTTDDSLINPFFLSMLGSITRASAAAGYDLLVSFQNMQDDWHAEYEDSNKADGIILLGYGEYRAYKSKLDQLVEQGTHFVRWGAQDKAHPGVNIGCDNYQGGFEITSHLIGLGYTQFAFIGDNGDDAPEFKARHQGYIDALNTHHLLPETPVQYNAFSTEASGYAAMLRMLAEPVHPRAVVCASDLIAIGALDAISEAGLKVPEDIAVVGYDNIPVSGYASPALTTVRQNTVRAGELLVNALIKAINKQEVHDYLMPAELIIRRSCGASPE; this comes from the coding sequence ATGAAAGAAAAAGCCACGTCTTTTGATATTGCCCACCGGGCCGGTGTTTCCCAGTCCACGGTCTCCCGTGCGCTAAATAACAGCCCGCTGGTGAGCCAGGCGACCCGGGACAGAATCGCCCGTATCGCAGAAGAGCTTAATTATAAAGTGGATAAAAACGCCAGCAACCTGCGTAAGCAAAAAAGTAATACGCTGGCTTTACTGTTATTTGAAGACCCGACCACCGATGATTCGCTGATCAATCCGTTTTTCCTGTCCATGCTTGGCAGTATCACACGGGCCAGCGCTGCTGCCGGATATGATTTGCTGGTGTCTTTTCAGAATATGCAGGATGACTGGCATGCTGAATATGAAGACTCCAACAAAGCTGACGGAATCATTTTGCTGGGTTATGGCGAATACCGCGCCTACAAAAGCAAACTGGATCAGCTGGTCGAGCAAGGCACACATTTTGTGCGCTGGGGGGCACAGGACAAGGCTCACCCGGGGGTGAATATCGGGTGTGATAATTATCAGGGCGGCTTTGAAATTACCTCGCATCTGATTGGTCTGGGGTATACGCAATTTGCGTTCATTGGTGATAACGGTGATGACGCGCCAGAGTTCAAGGCCCGTCATCAGGGTTATATTGATGCACTGAACACCCATCATTTACTGCCAGAAACCCCGGTGCAATATAATGCATTTTCAACCGAAGCGTCCGGGTATGCGGCCATGTTACGCATGCTTGCGGAGCCGGTGCATCCCAGAGCAGTCGTGTGCGCCTCAGATTTGATAGCCATTGGCGCGCTGGATGCCATCAGTGAAGCCGGCCTTAAAGTCCCTGAAGACATTGCAGTGGTAGGATATGACAACATTCCGGTGTCTGGCTATGCCTCACCGGCTTTAACCACGGTCAGACAAAACACGGTCAGGGCCGGTGAACTGCTGGTCAACGCGCTTATCAAGGCAATCAACAAACAGGAAGTGCATGACTATCTGATGCCAGCCGAACTGATTATTCGTCGCTCTTGTGGCGCAAGCCCTGAATAG
- a CDS encoding alpha-amylase family glycosyl hydrolase: MLTKRFFLSTIAGALALAGCSASQSTADHAQSAAAQPVTVIQGTDEAFTSEAIYFVVTDRFVEGDPSNNHEDQGGDNPTWELRMDGPDGKFANVGYMGGDLQGVLNNADYIRDLGFSAVWLTPVLDNPDEAFTGGEPITFGGQFKDGGKTGYHGYWATNFYQPDEHLVSANLSFKDYTSGMKQHGLKTVFDIVANHGSPSYSMPEDQPGYGELYDADGKLVADHANLHPTEIDQSQPLQAFFHPYPDLSELSNLDESNPDVQEYLINAYLYWIEQGADAFRIDTIRHVSHDFWRTMADRIRAEHPDFFMFGESFVYDANFIAQHTLPKNGGVSVLDFPMQKAMNEVFGDLSQNTGEENQGEAPKAPVSTGYAKLAEVLYLTHGPYDNPYELTTFYDNHDMARMNASDTGFINANNWLFTVRGIPVIYQGSEIGFMRGTSEHQGNRNYLGQEALNNAPNHPIYQGLKAIANVRANTPALQRGLQVNLNFADNTASFYRIVQNDEHSQTALVLLNKASDAADFSVGDYMQPGQWTEQLSGRSVQLSDGEALSSTVEANGVQVWVHNGPVTNQALLQAIETQMARQ; the protein is encoded by the coding sequence ATGCTGACAAAACGTTTTTTCCTGAGCACCATCGCTGGTGCGCTTGCTCTGGCCGGATGCAGTGCATCGCAGTCAACAGCCGACCATGCTCAGTCGGCGGCAGCACAGCCTGTCACTGTTATTCAGGGGACTGATGAAGCCTTTACCAGCGAAGCCATTTATTTTGTGGTGACCGACCGTTTTGTTGAAGGCGACCCGTCGAATAACCATGAGGATCAGGGGGGCGACAATCCGACCTGGGAACTGCGCATGGACGGCCCGGATGGCAAGTTTGCCAATGTCGGTTACATGGGCGGCGATCTTCAGGGCGTACTGAATAATGCTGACTATATTCGCGACCTCGGGTTTTCTGCCGTGTGGCTGACACCGGTGCTGGATAATCCGGATGAGGCTTTCACCGGGGGAGAGCCCATCACCTTCGGCGGTCAGTTCAAAGACGGCGGGAAGACCGGTTATCACGGTTACTGGGCGACGAATTTTTATCAGCCGGATGAGCATCTGGTCAGCGCCAATCTCAGTTTCAAAGATTACACCAGTGGCATGAAACAGCACGGGCTGAAAACGGTCTTTGATATTGTGGCAAACCATGGGTCACCCAGTTACAGTATGCCTGAAGATCAACCAGGCTATGGCGAGCTGTACGATGCGGACGGCAAGCTGGTGGCCGACCATGCTAACCTGCATCCTACCGAGATTGATCAAAGCCAGCCGTTGCAGGCGTTTTTTCATCCGTATCCGGACTTATCAGAATTGTCTAATCTGGATGAGTCCAACCCTGATGTGCAGGAATACCTGATTAACGCGTACCTGTACTGGATAGAGCAGGGCGCAGATGCGTTTCGTATCGATACCATTCGCCATGTATCCCACGATTTCTGGCGTACCATGGCTGATCGGATTCGCGCCGAGCATCCTGATTTTTTCATGTTTGGCGAAAGCTTTGTGTATGATGCTAACTTTATCGCCCAGCATACCTTGCCTAAAAATGGCGGTGTGAGCGTGCTGGACTTTCCGATGCAAAAAGCCATGAACGAGGTGTTTGGCGATCTGAGCCAGAATACGGGTGAGGAAAATCAGGGCGAGGCGCCTAAAGCACCGGTCAGTACCGGTTATGCAAAGCTGGCTGAGGTACTGTATCTGACCCACGGGCCGTATGATAACCCCTATGAACTGACAACATTTTACGATAATCACGACATGGCACGCATGAATGCCAGCGATACGGGCTTTATTAATGCCAACAACTGGTTATTTACCGTACGTGGTATTCCGGTTATCTATCAGGGCTCTGAAATCGGGTTTATGCGCGGTACATCTGAGCATCAGGGCAATCGTAATTATCTTGGTCAGGAAGCCCTCAATAATGCCCCTAATCACCCTATTTATCAGGGCTTAAAAGCGATTGCGAATGTACGCGCCAACACGCCGGCATTACAGCGTGGTTTGCAGGTAAACCTGAACTTTGCCGACAATACCGCCAGCTTCTATCGAATCGTGCAAAATGATGAACACAGCCAGACCGCGCTGGTACTACTAAACAAAGCCTCAGATGCTGCTGATTTTTCTGTTGGCGACTATATGCAGCCAGGCCAGTGGACCGAACAGCTGAGCGGGCGCAGTGTACAACTGAGTGACGGTGAGGCGCTGAGCAGTACGGTGGAGGCCAATGGTGTGCAGGTGTGGGTGCATAATGGCCCGGTGACTAATCAGGCACTGTTACAGGCGATTGAGACCCAGATGGCCCGCCAGTAA
- a CDS encoding MFS transporter, with the protein MQTQQPRLSFWQIWNVSFGFLGVQFGFALQNANVSRILSDLGADLHSLSLFWLVAPIMGLIVQPIVGSASDRTWNRLGRRRPFILAGAIAAALGMLLMPNAPLFVAFLAPMLFGALMLALMDASFNVCFQPFRSLVSDMVPDEQRNIGYSVQSLLINIGAVIGSILPFVLTNVVGLENTAQLGEVAPSVTWAFYIGATVLLGSVVWTVIRTKEYAPQQYNQYKGVEAAEPEQKQSLMQRLSEFKTLCVKMPETMKQLAVVQFFSWFALFIMWVYTTPAITQHIWNVDKKWFDSGFLATVPVIPESIVMAKGAAGDWVGILFAAYSVFAAIFSVFLARLADRFGRKLVYAGSLALGGISYISFLAFQDLTSVDVNLLITQVTVPLGAVKLLLPMAGVGIAWAAILAMPYAMLAGALPPQKTGVYMGIFNFTVAIPQIVAGLFSGWIVSSLFDNEAKYILVVAGVSMLLGALSVFFVKEHDLTSAQKN; encoded by the coding sequence ATGCAAACACAACAACCCAGACTCTCGTTTTGGCAAATTTGGAATGTCAGTTTTGGCTTTTTAGGGGTGCAATTTGGTTTTGCATTACAAAACGCCAATGTGTCGCGCATTTTGTCTGACTTAGGCGCAGATTTGCATTCGCTGTCCTTATTCTGGCTGGTAGCGCCCATTATGGGCCTGATTGTACAGCCCATCGTCGGTTCGGCATCTGACCGGACCTGGAACCGTCTTGGCCGGCGCCGGCCCTTCATTCTGGCCGGCGCCATTGCTGCTGCTTTAGGTATGTTGTTAATGCCAAATGCGCCATTGTTCGTGGCGTTTCTGGCTCCTATGCTGTTTGGTGCCCTGATGCTTGCCCTGATGGATGCATCTTTTAATGTGTGTTTTCAGCCATTCAGATCTCTGGTCTCCGATATGGTACCTGATGAGCAGCGTAATATTGGTTATTCAGTCCAGTCGTTACTGATTAATATCGGCGCGGTGATCGGCTCCATTCTGCCGTTTGTGCTGACCAATGTGGTCGGTCTGGAAAATACCGCCCAGCTGGGCGAAGTGGCTCCATCCGTTACGTGGGCATTTTACATCGGGGCTACCGTACTGCTGGGCTCGGTAGTGTGGACCGTGATCCGGACTAAAGAATATGCGCCGCAGCAGTACAATCAGTACAAGGGTGTGGAAGCTGCTGAGCCTGAACAAAAACAGTCTTTAATGCAGCGGTTATCGGAATTTAAAACGCTTTGCGTGAAGATGCCCGAAACCATGAAACAGCTGGCGGTGGTGCAGTTTTTTTCCTGGTTTGCGCTATTTATTATGTGGGTCTACACCACCCCGGCGATCACGCAGCATATCTGGAATGTGGATAAAAAGTGGTTCGACAGTGGCTTTCTGGCCACCGTGCCGGTGATTCCTGAGAGTATCGTGATGGCGAAGGGCGCAGCCGGCGACTGGGTCGGAATCCTGTTTGCTGCATATTCTGTATTTGCCGCTATCTTCTCTGTATTTTTGGCCCGGCTGGCTGACCGGTTCGGCCGTAAACTGGTCTACGCTGGCTCACTGGCGCTGGGCGGCATCAGCTATATCAGCTTTCTGGCCTTTCAGGATCTGACCTCGGTGGATGTGAATCTGCTGATTACCCAGGTTACGGTGCCGCTGGGCGCAGTAAAACTACTGTTGCCTATGGCCGGCGTGGGGATTGCCTGGGCAGCCATCCTGGCCATGCCTTATGCCATGCTGGCAGGGGCGCTGCCGCCTCAAAAGACCGGTGTATATATGGGAATTTTTAATTTCACGGTCGCGATACCGCAAATTGTAGCCGGTTTGTTCTCCGGCTGGATTGTGTCTTCCCTGTTTGATAATGAAGCAAAATATATTCTGGTTGTGGCGGGTGTCTCTATGTTGTTAGGTGCCCTGTCAGTGTTCTTTGTAAAAGAGCATGACCTGACCAGCGCACAGAAAAATTAG
- a CDS encoding glycoside hydrolase family 13 protein: MKKLTTELLLAVLTLPLCSAVLASEHLNVYPPSWWAGMHHNSVQLMVYGENIGTTTASSPSLDITSFHRLDSDNYLFININTQNTVAGTYDITFSRDEQQVANLRYTLSARQPGSARRAGFSQADTIYLITPDRFANGNHDNDSVNGYIDLPARQEPGGRHGGDIKGIIDHLDYIEQMGFTQIWTMPMRENAMDAYSYHGYAMTDFYTMDPRYGSNEDYRTLSQQARQKGIGLIMDVVLNHIGSEHIWMKDAPSKDWIHNDSTFTPTTHMRVSLHDPHGVEADQRAFSDGWFVPTMPDLNQQNPYLATYMIQNAIWWTEYAGLSGIRVDTYSYSDKAFLSNWTRRLTQEYPNLNIVGEEWSVNPVITAYWQAGTPRSDGYQSYLPSVMDFPFQQTLVNALKHKESWGTGLVEMYELLATDFIYGDPYNLVIFADNHDMSRIFTQLDNDYALWDMAMTMLLTTRGIPQIYYGTEVLMTNPGTDDHGVIRTDFPGGWAGDKASGFSGQGLSKLQQQARARLASLLALRQAHPVVATGQYTHYAPQDGVYVYFRHQADADEAAMVVVNKNNEATRLPLARFKQMLAGFTSATRWNTKEKVSLSEDAFTLDKQSATVWLLH; encoded by the coding sequence ATGAAAAAGCTAACGACAGAATTGCTTCTGGCTGTATTAACGCTTCCGTTATGCAGCGCCGTGCTGGCATCAGAACATCTCAACGTTTACCCACCCAGCTGGTGGGCAGGTATGCATCACAATTCGGTTCAGCTGATGGTATACGGTGAAAACATAGGCACAACAACAGCATCCAGTCCGTCGCTGGATATCACCAGCTTTCACCGGCTCGATAGCGATAACTATTTGTTTATTAACATTAATACACAAAATACAGTAGCCGGAACCTACGATATCACTTTTTCGCGGGATGAGCAGCAGGTAGCAAACCTGCGCTATACCCTGAGCGCCAGGCAACCCGGTTCCGCCCGGCGCGCGGGCTTTAGTCAGGCAGACACCATTTATCTGATTACTCCAGACCGTTTTGCTAACGGCAACCACGACAATGATTCGGTTAACGGCTATATCGATTTGCCAGCACGGCAGGAGCCGGGTGGCCGTCATGGTGGAGATATAAAAGGAATTATTGATCATCTGGACTATATAGAACAGATGGGCTTTACCCAGATATGGACTATGCCCATGCGCGAAAATGCCATGGACGCTTACTCATATCACGGCTATGCCATGACCGACTTTTATACCATGGATCCGCGTTATGGCAGCAATGAGGACTACCGGACGCTGAGCCAGCAGGCCAGACAAAAGGGCATTGGCCTGATTATGGATGTGGTGCTCAATCATATCGGTAGCGAGCATATCTGGATGAAGGACGCACCTTCCAAAGACTGGATCCACAATGATTCTACCTTTACCCCAACTACGCACATGCGGGTGAGTCTGCATGATCCCCATGGAGTAGAGGCTGACCAGCGCGCGTTTTCAGATGGCTGGTTTGTCCCGACCATGCCGGATCTAAACCAGCAGAACCCGTATCTGGCGACCTATATGATTCAAAATGCGATTTGGTGGACAGAATATGCCGGATTATCCGGCATCCGGGTAGATACCTATTCTTATTCAGACAAAGCGTTTTTAAGCAACTGGACCCGCCGACTGACCCAGGAATATCCGAATCTGAATATTGTCGGCGAAGAGTGGTCGGTTAACCCGGTGATTACCGCGTACTGGCAGGCCGGAACACCGCGTAGCGACGGCTATCAGTCCTATCTGCCCAGTGTGATGGATTTTCCCTTTCAGCAAACCCTGGTTAATGCCCTGAAGCATAAGGAAAGCTGGGGAACCGGGCTGGTGGAAATGTACGAATTACTGGCCACCGACTTTATTTACGGCGACCCGTACAATCTGGTGATTTTTGCCGACAATCACGACATGAGCCGTATTTTTACCCAGCTGGATAATGATTATGCGCTGTGGGATATGGCCATGACGATGCTGCTAACCACCCGGGGTATTCCACAAATTTACTATGGCACAGAAGTGCTGATGACTAATCCGGGCACCGACGATCATGGCGTTATCCGCACAGATTTTCCTGGTGGCTGGGCAGGCGACAAGGCTAGTGGATTCAGCGGCCAGGGACTGAGCAAATTGCAACAGCAGGCCAGGGCCCGGTTAGCTTCTTTACTGGCACTGCGTCAGGCACACCCGGTGGTGGCAACGGGTCAGTATACACACTACGCCCCGCAGGACGGCGTGTATGTGTATTTTCGTCATCAGGCTGATGCTGATGAGGCCGCCATGGTGGTTGTTAATAAGAATAATGAGGCAACCCGGCTCCCACTGGCCCGGTTTAAACAAATGTTAGCTGGCTTTACATCGGCAACTCGCTGGAATACAAAAGAAAAAGTATCTTTATCTGAAGATGCATTTACACTTGATAAACAAAGTGCAACAGTCTGGCTGCTGCACTAA
- a CDS encoding alpha-amylase family protein yields the protein MPIQSLASSSANPITIQGKPVVYQVFTRLFGNTNTTNKPWGSIEENGVGKFADFTDTALNEIHAMGVTHIWYTGVPHHASATDYTRFGIDLDDPDVIKGRAGSPYAVRDYYNVDPDLARDPMQRLAEFEALIRRTHAHNMKVIIDIVPNHVARRYASSGLADNAKSLGANDDTSKAYAVNNDFYYVPGEAFKVPVQPEDFHPTGGAPHPLADGQFDEQPAKWTGNGARAAQPDANDWYETVKINYGVKPDGSYDFPELPAELADATAAEVSAFWAQQTLPGAWYKMRDIALFWLDKGVDGFRFDMAEMVPVSFWSFLNAEIKQANPDAFLLAEVYQPDLYRAYLNQGKMDFLYDKVGLYDTIKRVMQQQSPASTLDDAIADVQDIAPSMLNFLENHDEQRIASPDFAEDAMAGRPATVVSALYSASPFLLYFGQEVGEDGSEDMGFGDPTRTTIFDYAGVPAHQRWMNEGAFDGGQLNAQEAALRQFYVEVMNIASGHPAMQAPFTSLQSLQSESYPAAVYSFARLHEQRPLIGVSNFSDSTQVVNLTLPRSLAGFTAVTSLVSGQVSEAKLAAGTLSMTLPPRTAGVFELKN from the coding sequence ATGCCAATCCAGTCTTTAGCATCATCCTCTGCAAATCCTATTACCATTCAGGGTAAACCCGTTGTGTATCAGGTATTCACCCGTCTGTTCGGCAATACCAACACCACCAATAAGCCCTGGGGCAGCATTGAGGAAAATGGGGTGGGTAAGTTTGCCGACTTTACCGACACCGCACTCAATGAAATTCATGCCATGGGTGTCACCCATATCTGGTATACCGGTGTGCCGCACCATGCATCTGCCACCGATTACACGCGCTTTGGTATTGATCTGGATGATCCGGATGTCATCAAGGGCCGGGCAGGATCGCCGTATGCGGTGCGCGACTACTACAATGTTGACCCGGATCTGGCTCGCGATCCAATGCAGCGGTTGGCAGAATTTGAAGCGCTGATCAGGCGGACACATGCTCATAATATGAAGGTGATTATTGATATTGTGCCTAATCATGTGGCCCGCCGGTATGCATCCTCAGGTTTGGCGGATAACGCAAAGTCACTGGGCGCTAATGATGACACCTCAAAGGCCTACGCTGTTAACAACGATTTTTATTATGTGCCGGGTGAGGCATTTAAAGTCCCTGTACAACCTGAAGACTTTCATCCAACCGGCGGGGCACCTCACCCTCTGGCAGACGGCCAGTTTGACGAACAGCCGGCCAAGTGGACTGGCAACGGAGCTCGCGCTGCCCAGCCAGATGCCAATGACTGGTACGAAACCGTTAAAATTAACTACGGTGTAAAACCCGATGGCAGCTATGATTTTCCTGAACTGCCGGCTGAATTAGCCGATGCCACCGCCGCTGAGGTCAGTGCTTTCTGGGCGCAGCAAACCTTGCCGGGCGCCTGGTACAAAATGCGTGATATTGCGCTATTCTGGCTGGATAAGGGCGTGGATGGGTTTCGCTTCGACATGGCCGAAATGGTGCCGGTTTCGTTCTGGTCATTTTTAAATGCAGAGATAAAGCAGGCTAACCCGGATGCGTTTTTACTTGCTGAAGTTTACCAGCCAGATCTGTACCGGGCTTATCTGAATCAGGGCAAGATGGATTTTCTGTATGACAAAGTGGGGCTGTACGACACTATCAAGCGTGTAATGCAGCAACAAAGTCCGGCATCGACCCTGGATGACGCCATCGCCGATGTGCAGGATATTGCACCCTCTATGCTTAACTTTCTGGAAAATCACGACGAGCAGCGAATCGCCAGCCCTGACTTTGCCGAAGATGCAATGGCCGGTCGCCCGGCAACTGTCGTATCGGCGCTGTACTCTGCATCGCCTTTCCTGTTGTATTTTGGTCAGGAAGTGGGCGAAGACGGCAGCGAGGATATGGGCTTTGGCGATCCTACACGTACTACGATTTTTGACTATGCCGGCGTGCCGGCGCATCAGCGCTGGATGAATGAAGGCGCCTTTGATGGCGGACAACTAAACGCACAGGAAGCCGCATTACGTCAGTTTTATGTAGAGGTCATGAATATTGCTTCGGGCCACCCGGCCATGCAGGCACCGTTTACTTCTTTACAAAGTTTGCAGTCAGAGTCGTATCCGGCAGCTGTGTATAGTTTCGCCCGGCTGCATGAACAACGCCCGTTAATCGGGGTCAGTAATTTTTCAGACAGTACGCAGGTGGTGAACCTGACATTACCCCGGTCACTGGCAGGCTTTACAGCGGTGACGTCACTTGTTAGCGGGCAGGTCAGTGAAGCTAAGCTGGCAGCAGGCACACTTAGCATGACTTTGCCACCGCGCACTGCGGGTGTGTTTGAATTGAAAAATTAA
- a CDS encoding PEP-CTERM/exosortase system-associated acyltransferase gives MNKIIDSAADHFFEHFTLVVANDEQEQRTCYKTRHQVYCEEMKFEDPRPNGMEFDEFDEFALSCYIKHKATGDCAGTIRIVMPQHSGQLLPIEQNCAGAIRLDEHSPQRYPRYSVCEISRLAIPKQFRRRSSDNALSPVTGKSLNNGFKKNSPGRNFPYLSLALYFFAASICVLRDIENVYVMMEPRLARSLRMLGINFEQLGGTIDYHGQRAAFQISPMEFMQQVTPSLQRFQRKIMTELEEVPNFGAIFRHQPNIMTKINKEQRAA, from the coding sequence ATGAATAAGATCATTGATTCGGCAGCAGATCACTTCTTTGAACACTTCACGTTAGTCGTGGCCAACGATGAACAGGAACAACGGACCTGTTATAAAACCCGCCACCAGGTTTACTGTGAAGAAATGAAGTTTGAAGATCCGCGTCCCAATGGTATGGAATTCGATGAGTTTGATGAGTTTGCCTTGAGCTGCTACATCAAGCACAAAGCGACCGGTGATTGTGCCGGCACCATCCGCATTGTGATGCCACAGCATTCAGGTCAGTTACTGCCTATTGAACAAAACTGTGCTGGTGCTATTCGGTTAGACGAGCATAGTCCACAGCGTTATCCCCGTTACTCAGTGTGTGAAATTTCACGCCTGGCCATTCCAAAGCAGTTTCGTCGTCGTTCATCAGATAATGCGTTATCGCCGGTTACCGGTAAGTCATTAAATAACGGATTTAAAAAGAACAGCCCTGGACGTAATTTTCCATACCTGTCACTAGCCTTGTATTTTTTCGCTGCCAGCATTTGTGTGTTGCGTGACATCGAAAACGTATATGTGATGATGGAACCACGTCTGGCCCGTAGTTTGCGTATGCTGGGAATTAACTTTGAGCAGTTGGGCGGCACCATTGATTATCATGGTCAGCGCGCGGCATTTCAGATTTCACCGATGGAATTTATGCAGCAAGTCACTCCTTCGCTGCAACGCTTCCAGCGTAAGATTATGACCGAGCTGGAAGAAGTACCGAATTTTGGTGCTATTTTCCGCCATCAGCCCAATATCATGACGAAGATCAACAAAGAGCAGCGCGCAGCATAA
- a CDS encoding RNA methyltransferase, with protein sequence MQPPFINGDNGLVSVGLTNPKSATNVASILRAAGCYGVSSVFYTGQRYGYAKNFNADTRQMHKIIPTIGVETLQTARPAGATVVGIELVEGAIPLPAYQHPDNAFYVFGPEDGSLDQITVDWCDDVVYVPTNGCMNLAATVNVVLYDRMAKSDYSQGTALIRASRDNNNRIKV encoded by the coding sequence ATGCAACCCCCTTTTATTAATGGTGATAATGGTCTGGTCAGTGTTGGCCTGACAAACCCAAAATCTGCCACCAACGTGGCATCCATTCTTCGTGCCGCCGGCTGTTATGGCGTCAGCAGTGTTTTTTACACTGGCCAGCGCTATGGTTACGCCAAAAACTTTAATGCCGATACCCGCCAGATGCACAAAATCATTCCGACTATCGGGGTCGAGACGTTGCAAACCGCGCGACCGGCCGGCGCAACTGTTGTGGGGATTGAACTGGTTGAAGGCGCAATACCCTTGCCGGCTTATCAGCACCCTGATAACGCGTTTTATGTGTTTGGCCCTGAAGACGGCTCACTGGACCAGATAACCGTGGACTGGTGCGATGATGTGGTCTACGTCCCTACCAATGGCTGTATGAACCTGGCCGCTACCGTTAATGTGGTGCTGTATGATCGGATGGCAAAAAGCGATTATTCGCAAGGCACTGCACTGATTCGTGCCAGTCGGGACAATAACAACCGAATAAAAGTGTGA